In the Anaerolineae bacterium genome, AAGTAGTGGACGGTGGGCATTTCCAGAATTTGCTGAAACTGCTTGCGCAATCCTTCTTTCATTTTGACTTTGTCAGGGTAAATGCCGTACTCTGCCAGCCCACCCGGCTTAATATCTCGGTTAAACAGGAGCACTTTTGCCCCACTTTCAGCCAACTGACGACTGGCAAACAGGCCAGCCGGGCCAGCTCCAACCACCGCTATGGTAAATTGTTCAAGAGATTGTCCTTCCACGCGCTCCTCCATTGGCTTTTGAGATGATGCTCAGTACTGTTTGGGTAACTTTCCTTTGAGCAGGAACCTTACAACCCACCGGGGATATACAATCAAGGGAAGTATACTGGTTAGCACCTTGTTTCGACTTCTGAGATGGTAGCTTCAAGTTCGTCTTCTTTCTTCCACAAGAATCTAAAACAATTATACCTTTTGTGATTATATACAGACGTGAAACAAATCACAAGTGGAAAGCTCATAATTGTTGCTGATAAATATCCTCTCATGGTATTATTCATTGTCATTTGCTACAAGTGGAGCCTGTATGTCGGATTCAATCACAAAACTCACCCTATCAAATGGTTTATTGGTGCTTCTCAAAGAAATTCACACTGCCCCGATCATCAGCCATTGGATCTGGTATCGGGTTGGCTCGCGTGATGAACCGTGCGGCAAAACCGGCATCGCACATTGGATCGAACACATGCTTTTCAAAGGGACGCCACGCTATCCGGCTTCTGTGCTCGATAAAGCCATTTCACGCGAGGGCGGCTCATGGAACGCTATGACCTATCTTGACTGGACAACCTGTTTTGAGACCATGCCGGCTGATAAAATAGACCTCGCCCTCAGCCTGGAAGCTGACCGCATGGTCAACTGTCTCTTCGACCCTCAGGAAGTGGAGTCGGAAAGGACAGTAATCATATCCGAACGGCAAGGTAACGAAAACGAACCGCTCTTTCGCCTTAGCGAAGAGGTTCAGGCAGCCGCGTTTCGCGTTCATCCCTACCATCACGAGGTTATCGGCGATCTGGTTGATCTCCAAACCATGACACGCGAGGATCTGATCCAGCACTATCGCACTTACTATGTTCCAAACAACGCCGTATTAGCCATTGCCGGCGATTTTGAAACCGAGCAGATGCTCAAACGCGTGCGGGAACTCTATGAACCCATCCCGCGCGGGGTCGACCCGCCTCGTCTGTGTCGAACCGAACCACCTCAGCAAGGTGAACGTCGGGTTACGGTCCAGGGGCCAGATGATACCACCTACCTGATGCTCGCCCATCATGTCCCCAACTCGATCCATCCCGACTTTATTCCTCTCACGATACTCGATAGCCTGCTGACCGGGCCAAGCAATCTAAACGTCTTCGGTGGCGGTGTATCGAATAAAACTTCGCGCCTGTATCGCGCTCTGGTTGAGGGTGATTTAGCCGTTAGTGTCCAGGGAGGCGTTGGTGCAACCGTTGACCCCTTCCTGTACCTTATCACCTGCATCGTCCGCCCTGAAAAAACCCCTGAACAAGTGTTACAACGCATTGAAGATGAGATCAAACGCCTGCAAGATTCTCCGCCGCCCGTCGAAGAAATTCAACGCGCCAGCAAACAAGCGCGCGCCTTGTTTGCTTACGGCAGCGAAAGCATCAGCAATCAGGCATTCTGGATGGGCTTTTCGGAGATGTTTGCCACGTATGAATGGTACTTAGAATTCATCGACCGGCTGGCTCAGGTAACGCCTGAGGATGTCCAGCGCGTAGCCCAAACCTACCTGCAGACCCGCAACCGGGTGGTCGGGGTTTACCTGCCTGAAGCATCAACCACACCTCAAAAGGAAGAAAGCGATTCTCAATGATGAGTTCACTGCTATCCTTCTCACCCTCCCATCAAAACTCTTTACCCGGTGAAGACGACATCACCCGGGTTGAACTTTCCAATGGAATTGTCGTTCTGGTGCGCTCGAACTTTAACAGCCCTTCGATCGTCCTGAACGGATATTTAGAGGTTGGTAGCTTATTCGATCCCCCCGACAAGCTCGGTTTAGCCTCTTTTACGGCAAGCTCTCTCCTTTTAGGCAGCAAGAAATTTGACTACAATACTATCTACGATTTACTGGAATCGGCAGCCGCCAGCCTGAGCTTCGAAGGAGGGACGCACATCACCAGCTTCGGAGGGCGCTCGCTCGTCGAAGATTTCAACATGCTCTGTGAAATCTTTGCCGCTGCCATTAAGGAACCCACCTTCCCTCCTGAACACGTGGAACGCAAGCGTGCCCAGTTGCTGACCGGCCTGATTTTACGCTCCCAAGACACAGCCGAGATGGCCTCTCTTACTTTCGATGAAATTGTCTATGCCCACCATCCCTACCGTTTTCCAGAAGAAGGCACCCTCGAAACGGTTCAGCAAATCACACTGGAAGATTTGGTCAACTTTCACCATCGTCATTACGGACCGCGTGGCATGGTTATCGTGGTCGTCGGAGCCATCGAACCATCCACCGCCATCTCGATTTTATCCGAACACCTTGCCGATTGGCAGAACGACGAACAACCCTTGCCGCCCGAATTGCCTCCTCTGCAACCGCTCACCGAAACGGTGCAGAAAAAGGTTTTCATCCCCGGAAAATCGCAGGTTGACCTACTGATCGGCTCAGTTGGACCTCAACGCAATGCCCCCGAGTACATGAGCGCCGCAATCGGTAATAACATCCTGGGGCAGTTTGGATTAATGGGTCGCATTGGGGATGCCGTGCGCGAACGAGCCGGACTGGCCTATTATGCCTATTCCAGTCTCAGTTCGGGAATCGGTCCTGGCAGTTGGACAGTCGCCGCAGGTGTTGCCCCGGAGAATGTCGAACGGGCAATTGCGATCATCCGTCAGGAAATTCAACGCTTTGTGCAAGAGAAAGTCAGCGAAGAAGAACTCAGCGACAGCCAGGCAAACTTCATCGGTCATTTGCCTCTCTCTCTGGAGTCCAATATGGGCGTCGCCTATGCGCTTGGCAATCTGGAACGCTATGGACTCGGTTTGAACTACTACCGCCTATATGCCGATCTGGTGCGTTCGGTCACCCGCGAGCAGGTCCTGGAAACGGCGCAAAAATACCTCGACCCCGATCGCCTCGCCATTGCGATCGCTGGCAGTCTGGAGTGATTTGGTCAATCCATGTTCATCCGTTCGGGAATTGATGCAATCGAAATTCAACGGCTGGAGGAAGTTCTCCAACGACATGGGGAGCGCTTTCTGCAAAGGGTCTTTACCCCTCAGGAGATACAGCTTTATCGCTCGCGTCCTCAATCCTTAGCCGCGCGCTTTGCCGCCAAGGAAGCCGTTTCAAAAGCTTTGGGCTGTGGAATTGGGGCAGTAAATTGGCTGGATATTGAAATCGTTCACGACCCCGCTCATCAACCCTGCCTGATTCTGCACCGTCAGGCGCTTCAGGAAGCCCAAAAATTAGGCATACAGGGGTGGTCATTAAGCCTCACTCACACCCAGGAACTGGCTATTGCAGTAGCTGTAGCCTGGGGCGAGTGAGGCATTTCATCCATTAAGATGCAGGGGGAGGAGAGGATGATTCTGAAGAGGCAACCGCTTTCGGTTTGCGTCGGCGGCGGAAAAAGCGCCACAGGGCACGCAGAGGAATGAAGAAAATCCCATAAAGCAGGATGAGCACCGGCAGGATGAAGATCACCATCCAGATGACAACGTTGATCAGGAATTGAAGCGCATTGATTAATGCCTGCAATGCGTCGCGGGCAACGCCGACGGGTTGCCATCTCCCTATCGTCAGCGGTTCCACAGCCTCTTCTGCGATCAGGTCAACGCTGATCGAAGAGAGCGCGACCGCCTCGCGGTAATACTTCATTTGCCCTTCGATCACTTCAATTTGTTCGCGCACCTGGGTCAACTGTTGAAAGACGCTCAATACATCTTCTGTTGAATATGCCTGATCGAGGATTTCCTGCAATTGCTCCTCGGCGCGTTTCAAATTCCGCAAGCGCGAATCCAGGTCAGTGTATTCCGCGGTAATATCCTGACTGGTGATATTCTCATTTTCGGGAAGTTGATCCGAAAGTGCTCTAATCTCATCCAGTGCCGGATTGAGCTTCTCAGCCGGAACCCGGATGGTGATCGTGGCGCGGGGCACTTCTTTGCCGCTCTCAGTAGTGGTCTGGTAAAGTTCAGCCGAGACAACAAACCCTCCCATCTGCTCAGCCATCTCTGCGATGGAATCCATTGCTGCAGGAGGATCTTTTACGATCAGAGATAATTTGGCGTTCTTGATGACCATTCGTTCCGTTGAGCTGGGTACTGAACTGACAAAACCACTGGAATCTCCCTTGAGTTCCGGTTGGGCTGGCGCCGCAGGGGCTATTTCCTGTGGAACATAGCTCTCTCCGCTCACGATATTCACTTCCCTCTCTGGAGCGCGAGCGGCACAGGCTGAAAGAAACCATGCGCCGATCAGCAACCCGACCAATATCCTTGCCAAAAGCAATGGCCGCTTCTTCATCTTCACTTCTCCTTCCTGTTCAAACCGGGTGATTTACACTTCAGACGCTTTAATCCGCCAAAGGGTTCCCTGGCTACCAGCCGACCGACAGGCGCTGGATGTGACGTTGAGGCAACCTCGCCAGTCGCATCCGGTCCTGGACTGCGGCTACGTCGTACTCAACCCGACGATGTTCGAAGTGATGCGTCTCGGTATCGTAGATCGCATAGGCGGCGCGGGGATCTCGGTCGCGCGGTTGCCCAACCGAACCGGGATTGACAATTTCGCGCGGTGTCAATTGAATGACCTGATTCGGAGGCAGGTAACCTCCAACTGGATATGTCTCTAACTCATTTAAGTGAAAGAGGATCGGCAAGTGTGTATGCCCGACAAAGCAGAACGGTGTATCAAAAAAATCAAAATTGTGTCGGGCAGTCTGCGCATCCAACAGATACTCCCAAACCGGCTGACGAGGACTGCCATGGACAAGGGTAACGTCTCCTATCACCAGCCGCTCGGGTAGACTTCTCAAGAAGGAGAGGTTTGCTTCCGTCAATTGCTGCTGCGTCCACTGGATCACCCACCTGGCTTCATGATTGAATGCCTCTACCTCGATCAAACCGAGAACGGCTGCGTCATGATTACCCAGGATACAGGTTAGATTGGGAAGATGTCGGATGCATTCAACACATTCGTTCGGGTCTGGCCCATAGCCTATTACATCGCCCAAACACCAAACCGCATCGTATGTACCGGCATCTGCAAGAATCCGCTCTAAAGCAGTTAAGTTGGCATGAACATCTGAAAAAACAAGGACGCGCATGAGAGAAAGATCGGCTGGAATTTAAGATATTATACTCAATTTCGTCAAAAATAGTTGCCAGCCCGTAATCCTGCTCATCCGAAGCTCTGGTAAAATTAGCATGCGAATCGATCGCTTCAACGGATGGTTAAGGATATATGCGAAGCTTACCTTAACAGCCCAAGGCATACGCAAAACGGCAAACAACAAAGCCCTCGCAATGAGAATGAACAAATGAAGTAAATCTTACAGGTACAAATGCAATGGAAACACAACTCTGGCAGGAAAAACAACGTAAGATCGCCCAACACCTGGATTTAGCCCAAATCGTTGTGGAGCAAATCCGCCAGGGCAGTGAGGTTGCCGATGCCCTGCGCCGTCATCCCTTACCCGGTGGAGGGTATTTAGGTAAAAACGCCCTGGTCGCCGCGTACCATCACATGGTTGCGCAGGGCAAACTATCCCCCGACCCACAACTGCTTGCCCGCCTGCGCTTGAAACCGGTGCGCACAAGCTCTGGGGTAACAACCGTCACGGTGCTGACCAAACCCTATCCCTGTCCGGCAAAATGCATCTTCTGTCCGACCGAAGAGAACATGCCCAAAAGCTATATCGCCGACGAGCCTGGCGCACGCCGGGCTGTCGAACACCATTTCGATCCCTACGCTCAGGTTTCCTCCCGTATCCAGGCCCTGGCTGAAGTTGGTCACCCCACCGACAAAATCGAATTGCTCATTTTAGGCGGCACCTGGAGCGCTTACCGTCGCGACTATCAGCAGTGGTTCATCCAGCGCTGCTTCGATGCCATGAATGGCATATCCGCCGCGACGATCGAAGAGGCTTTTGCCATCAACGAGACCGCGCCGCGTCGCAATGTGGGCCTGGTTATCGAAACCCGCCCGGATGAAATCACACCGCAGGAGATTGTGTGGTTGCGCAAACTGGGCGTCACCAAAGTTCAGATGGGCGCCCAAAGCTTTGACGATTCCATTTTGGAATTGAATCGGCGCGGCCATACGGTGCAACAAACCCGCCAGGCAGTTAACCTGTTGCGCATGGCCGGTTTTAAGATCGTGTTGCACTGGATGCCCAATTTGCTCGGCGCTACCCCGCAATCGGATCGGCAAGATTTCCAACGGATGTGGGAGGGATTTTGCCCCGATGAAATCAAAATTTACCCCACCCAACTGCTGGAAAACACAGAATTGTATTCTATCTGGCAGGCTGGCGGTTATCGACCCTACACCACGCAAGAATTGATCGACCTGATCGCAGACATCAAACCCTCCATCCCTCGCTATTGTCGCGTCAATCGCGTCATTCGCGATATCCCCTCGACTTACGTGGTTGAAGGCAATAAAGTCACCAGTTTACGCCAGGATGTTCATCGCGAACTGAAACGGCGCGGTACGCGTTGCCAGTGCATCCGCTGTCGCGAAATTGGACAAAGACCCCTTGACCAGCGCCGCCTGCACACTGAGGTTATAGTTTACCCAACGGATGTCTCCGAAGAGCATTTTCTCAGCTTTGTCACCGCCGACGACCACCTGGCTGGTTTCCTGCGCTTATCTCTACCTTACGAAGGCGGAAAGAAAGCTTTCATCGAAGAACTCAAAGGGGCAGCTCTCATCCGCGAAGTTCATGTTTACGGTCAATCGGTCGAACTGGGCAAAGAACAGCCCGGAGCAGCCCAACACAGCGGCCTGGGCACGCGTCTCATTCATTGGGCAGAACGAATAGCCCGCCAACGCAGCTATCAGAAACTGGCTGTTATCTCTGCGGTGGGCACGCGGCAGTATTATCTTCAACGCGGTTTTCAGCGCGGTGATCTTTATCTCATCAAAGATCTATAAACAGGCTGAGCATGTTCGGCGGAATTGAGGCAGGTGGAACCAAAATGATCTGTGTGGTCGGTTTTGACCCCGATCATATTTTATCTCAAACCACGATCCCAACCACAACGCCCTCCGAAACGATCGCCGCCATCATAACCTTCTTTAGAGATAGCCAGCAACGCTTCGATTCCATTGAGGCCATTGGTGTAGCTGCCTTCGGACCGGTAGATGTGAACCCTGAATCAGCCAGCTATGGGCAAGTCGGTCTAACCCCCAAATTAACCTGGCAGGGCTTTAACTGGGTACAGGCTCTGCAAGAAGCCTTTGCGCTGCGCGTTTACGTGGATACGGATGTCAACGGCGCCGCTTTAGGCGAATGGAGCTGGGGAGCAGCGCAAAATCTGGATACCTTTCTCTACATCACCGTTGGCACCGGTATTGGTGGAGGCGGCATGGTCAATGGGAACCTTCTGCATGGACGTTTTCACCCTGAGATGGGGCATATCCGCCTGCCCCATGACCGCCAGCGCGACCCATTTGCGGGCTGTTGCCCGTATCATGGCGATTGCCTGGAAGGTTTGGCCAGCGGCGAGGCAATGCGCCAGCGCTGGGGAACGCCCGCCCAAAATCTTCCCCCTGCGCATCCTGCCTGGGAACTGGAAGCTGAATATCTGGCTCTGGCGCTCAGCAATTTTATCTTTACCTTTAGTCCTCAACGCATTCTGCTCGGCGGCGGGGTCATGAAGCAGCCCGGATTGCTGGATAGCATCCGCCGCAAAACCCTGCAATACTGCGCTGGTTACCTAACCTACCTGGCAGATGAGATTGAAAGCCTGATCACCAGCCCGCACTTGGGCGATTTAGCCGGCAGTTGCGGCGCCCTTGCCTTAGCGGCCAGAGGTCACGATCTGGAACGGAGGGAAAACCATCTCGTTTGAAGGCGGACAAATCAATCCATATCCAGTGGGCTGCGCACAGCCATCCCGCCGCGCTGGAGGACGTGGGTATAGATCATGGTCGTCCTAACATCCTTATGTCCCAGCAGTTCCTGCACCGTGCGGATATCGTAGCCAGCTTGAAGCAGATGGGTAGCAAAGGAGTGGCGCAGCGTATGGCAGGTGACCCGCTTCTGCAGGCCGGCTTTTTGGGCAGCCTGTCGCACGGCGCGTTGTAAAGCGGAAGGATCGAGATGATGACGGCGTTCCTTGCCACTGCGCGGGTCAAGGGAGCGTTTGGAGGCCGGGAAGAGGTATTGCCAGATCAGTTCGCGGGCTGCGTTGGGGTACTTCTCTGCCAGGGCATTGGGTAGATACACCTCGCCATGGCCGGCCGCCAGGTCTTCTTCGTGGAGCAGACGGACGCGCTCGATCTGACGGCGAAGATCGGGGATCACCGCTTCGGGCAGGGGGACAATGCGGTCTTTCTCGCCCTTCCCATCTCGAACGGTGATGCTCCTGTACTCGAAGTCAATATCTTTGACCCGCAAGCGGACGCATTCCATCAGGCGCAAGCCGGAGCCGTAGAGCAATTGCGCCATCAGTTTATGGATTCCGCTCAAGTGGTGGATGAGGTGCAGCACTTCGGCGCGGGTCAGAACGGTGGGGAGGCGCTCGGGGCGTTTGGCTCCTGAGAGCAGAATGGGTTCAATCTCTTTCTGAAGCACCTCGCGGTAAAGGAAGAGGATGGCACTGAAAGCCTGATTTTGCGTGGAAGCGGAGACATGTCGTTCCTGAGCCAGGTGGGCGAGGAAAGCACGAATTTCGGGAGCGCCCATTTCGGCCGGATGGCGTTTGTTATGAAAAAGGATAAAACGCCGCACCCAATCCACATAGGCTTCTTCGGTGCGGTAAGAGTAGTGTTTCAGGCGCAGCATTTCACGCAGTTGATCCAGGATTTTCTTTGCCATTTGTATCTTGACTTTTGGGTGAGAGTTG is a window encoding:
- a CDS encoding Peptidase yields the protein MSDSITKLTLSNGLLVLLKEIHTAPIISHWIWYRVGSRDEPCGKTGIAHWIEHMLFKGTPRYPASVLDKAISREGGSWNAMTYLDWTTCFETMPADKIDLALSLEADRMVNCLFDPQEVESERTVIISERQGNENEPLFRLSEEVQAAAFRVHPYHHEVIGDLVDLQTMTREDLIQHYRTYYVPNNAVLAIAGDFETEQMLKRVRELYEPIPRGVDPPRLCRTEPPQQGERRVTVQGPDDTTYLMLAHHVPNSIHPDFIPLTILDSLLTGPSNLNVFGGGVSNKTSRLYRALVEGDLAVSVQGGVGATVDPFLYLITCIVRPEKTPEQVLQRIEDEIKRLQDSPPPVEEIQRASKQARALFAYGSESISNQAFWMGFSEMFATYEWYLEFIDRLAQVTPEDVQRVAQTYLQTRNRVVGVYLPEASTTPQKEESDSQ
- a CDS encoding protease encodes the protein MMSSLLSFSPSHQNSLPGEDDITRVELSNGIVVLVRSNFNSPSIVLNGYLEVGSLFDPPDKLGLASFTASSLLLGSKKFDYNTIYDLLESAAASLSFEGGTHITSFGGRSLVEDFNMLCEIFAAAIKEPTFPPEHVERKRAQLLTGLILRSQDTAEMASLTFDEIVYAHHPYRFPEEGTLETVQQITLEDLVNFHHRHYGPRGMVIVVVGAIEPSTAISILSEHLADWQNDEQPLPPELPPLQPLTETVQKKVFIPGKSQVDLLIGSVGPQRNAPEYMSAAIGNNILGQFGLMGRIGDAVRERAGLAYYAYSSLSSGIGPGSWTVAAGVAPENVERAIAIIRQEIQRFVQEKVSEEELSDSQANFIGHLPLSLESNMGVAYALGNLERYGLGLNYYRLYADLVRSVTREQVLETAQKYLDPDRLAIAIAGSLE
- a CDS encoding Holo-[acyl-carrier protein] synthase, which translates into the protein MFIRSGIDAIEIQRLEEVLQRHGERFLQRVFTPQEIQLYRSRPQSLAARFAAKEAVSKALGCGIGAVNWLDIEIVHDPAHQPCLILHRQALQEAQKLGIQGWSLSLTHTQELAIAVAVAWGE
- a CDS encoding Diadenosine tetraphosphatase translates to MRVLVFSDVHANLTALERILADAGTYDAVWCLGDVIGYGPDPNECVECIRHLPNLTCILGNHDAAVLGLIEVEAFNHEARWVIQWTQQQLTEANLSFLRSLPERLVIGDVTLVHGSPRQPVWEYLLDAQTARHNFDFFDTPFCFVGHTHLPILFHLNELETYPVGGYLPPNQVIQLTPREIVNPGSVGQPRDRDPRAAYAIYDTETHHFEHRRVEYDVAAVQDRMRLARLPQRHIQRLSVGW
- a CDS encoding histone acetyltransferase, ELP3 family; this encodes METQLWQEKQRKIAQHLDLAQIVVEQIRQGSEVADALRRHPLPGGGYLGKNALVAAYHHMVAQGKLSPDPQLLARLRLKPVRTSSGVTTVTVLTKPYPCPAKCIFCPTEENMPKSYIADEPGARRAVEHHFDPYAQVSSRIQALAEVGHPTDKIELLILGGTWSAYRRDYQQWFIQRCFDAMNGISAATIEEAFAINETAPRRNVGLVIETRPDEITPQEIVWLRKLGVTKVQMGAQSFDDSILELNRRGHTVQQTRQAVNLLRMAGFKIVLHWMPNLLGATPQSDRQDFQRMWEGFCPDEIKIYPTQLLENTELYSIWQAGGYRPYTTQELIDLIADIKPSIPRYCRVNRVIRDIPSTYVVEGNKVTSLRQDVHRELKRRGTRCQCIRCREIGQRPLDQRRLHTEVIVYPTDVSEEHFLSFVTADDHLAGFLRLSLPYEGGKKAFIEELKGAALIREVHVYGQSVELGKEQPGAAQHSGLGTRLIHWAERIARQRSYQKLAVISAVGTRQYYLQRGFQRGDLYLIKDL
- a CDS encoding Fructokinase, with protein sequence MICVVGFDPDHILSQTTIPTTTPSETIAAIITFFRDSQQRFDSIEAIGVAAFGPVDVNPESASYGQVGLTPKLTWQGFNWVQALQEAFALRVYVDTDVNGAALGEWSWGAAQNLDTFLYITVGTGIGGGGMVNGNLLHGRFHPEMGHIRLPHDRQRDPFAGCCPYHGDCLEGLASGEAMRQRWGTPAQNLPPAHPAWELEAEYLALALSNFIFTFSPQRILLGGGVMKQPGLLDSIRRKTLQYCAGYLTYLADEIESLITSPHLGDLAGSCGALALAARGHDLERRENHLV
- a CDS encoding Integron integrase IntIPac produces the protein MAKKILDQLREMLRLKHYSYRTEEAYVDWVRRFILFHNKRHPAEMGAPEIRAFLAHLAQERHVSASTQNQAFSAILFLYREVLQKEIEPILLSGAKRPERLPTVLTRAEVLHLIHHLSGIHKLMAQLLYGSGLRLMECVRLRVKDIDFEYRSITVRDGKGEKDRIVPLPEAVIPDLRRQIERVRLLHEEDLAAGHGEVYLPNALAEKYPNAARELIWQYLFPASKRSLDPRSGKERRHHLDPSALQRAVRQAAQKAGLQKRVTCHTLRHSFATHLLQAGYDIRTVQELLGHKDVRTTMIYTHVLQRGGMAVRSPLDMD